One genomic region from Bos indicus isolate NIAB-ARS_2022 breed Sahiwal x Tharparkar chromosome 17, NIAB-ARS_B.indTharparkar_mat_pri_1.0, whole genome shotgun sequence encodes:
- the PXN gene encoding paxillin isoform X6: MDDLDALLADLESTTSHISKRPVFLSEETPYSYPTGNHTYQEIAVPPVPPPPSSEALNGSVLDPLDPWPPSTSRFTHQQPQSSSPVYGSSAKTSSASNPQDGGGPPCPRAGEEDHVYSFPNKQKSAEPSPTVMSSSLGSNLSELDRLLLELNAVQHNPPGFPADEANSSPPLPGALSTHYGVPENNSLLGGKAGALTKEKPKRNGGRGLEDLRPSVENLLDELESSVPSPVPTITVNQGEMSSPQRVTSSQQQTRISASSATRELDELMASLSDFKVVFPPGSPIPLQRTFSVLPSPLPPPSPLLQHRKDASSASSSPPLPSPPTPCGPSGVQSTGTGPQGVGVQGPAPCVAAPRSVRSIGCQTDEDPLFPPMQIQDLEQRADGELCWAAGWPLNGRQSGPEGQDMGGFMAQGKTGSSSPPGGPPKPGSQLDSMLGSLQSDLNKLGVATVAKGVCGACKKPIAGQVVTAMGKTWHPEHFVCTHCQEEIGSRNFFERDGQPYCEKDYHNLFSPRCYYCNGPILDKVVTALDRTWHPEHFFCAQCGAFFGPEGFHEKDGKAYCRKDYFDMFAPKCGGCARAILENYISALNTLWHPECFVCRECFTPFVHGSFFEHEGQPYCEAHYHERRGSLCSGCQKPITGRCITAMAKKFHPEHFVCAFCLKQLNKGTFKEQNDKPYCQNCFLKLFC, encoded by the exons ATGGACGACCTCG ACGCCCTGCTGGCGGACCTGGAGTCCACGACCTCCCACATCTCCAAGCGGCCTGTGTTCTTGTCTGAGGAGACCCCCTACTCCTACCCAACTGGGAACCACACGTACCAGGAGATCGCCGTGCCCCCCGTCCCACCGCCCCCATCCAGCGAGGCCCTCAATGGCTCGGTCCTTGACCCCTTAGACCCCTGGCCACCCAGCACCTCCCGATTCACCCACCAGCAG CCTCAGTCCTCATCCCCCGTGTACGGCTCCAGTGCCAAGACTTCCAGTGCCTCCAACCCCCAGGACGGCGGCGGGCCCCCGTGTCCCCGAGCCGGCGAGGAAGACCACGTGTACAG CTTCCCCAACAAGCAGAAGTCAGCTGAGCCTTCGCCCACCGTCATGAGCTCCTCCTTGGGCAGCAACCTCTCCGAGCTCGACCGCCTGCTGCTGGAGCTGAACGCCGTGCAGCATAACCCCCCAGGCTTCCCCGCAG ATGAGGCCAACTCCAGCCCACCACTGCCGGGGGCTCTGAGCACCCACTATGGCGTCCCAGAGAATAACAGCCTGCTAGGGGGCAAAGCTGGAGCGCTGACCAAAGAGAAGCCCAAACGGAACGGTGGCCGGGGCCTGGAGGACTTGCGGCCCAGCGTGGAGAACCTCTTGGATGAGCTGGAGAGCTCCGTGCCCAGCCCCGT CCCCACCATCACTGTGAACCAGGGAGAGATGAGCAGTCCCCAGCGAGTCACCTCCAGTCAGCAGCAGACGCGCATCTCAGCCTCCTCCGCCACCAGGGAGCTGGACGAGTTGATGGCCTCGCTGTCGGATTTTAAG gtCGTCTTCCCTCCCGGCTCTCCTATTCCCCTGCAGAGAACCTTCTCTGTtctgccttctcctcttcctcctcccagccctctgCTCCAGCACCGCAAAGACGCCTCCTCAGCCAGCAGCTCTCCTCCCCTGCCCAGCCCGCCCACCCCCTGCGGCCCCTCCGGGGTCCAGAGCACTGGGACGGGGCCGCAGGGAGTCGGCGTGCAGGGCCCCGCCCCGTGCGTGGCTGCACCCCGCTCCGTGAGGTCCATAGGCTGCCAGACCGATGAGGATCCGCTCTTCCCCCCGATGCAG ATCCAGGACCTGGAACAGAGAGCAGATGGCGAGCTGTGCTGGGCGGCTGGCTGGCCTCTGAACGGCAGGCAGAGTGGCCCCGAAGGGCAGGACATGGGAGGG TTTATGGCCCAGGGGAAGACGGGGAGCAGCTCTCCCCCAGGGGGCCCCCCGAAGCCCGGGAGCCAGCTGGACAGCATGCTGGGGAGCCTGCAGTCTGACCTGAACAAACTGGGGGTCGCCACGGTCGCCAAGGGGGTCTGCGGGGCCTGCAAAAAGCCGATCGCGGGGCAG GTGGTGACGGCCATGGGCAAGACGTGGCACCCCGAGCACTTCGTCTGCACCCACTGCCAGGAGGAGATCGGCTCCCGGAACTTCTTTGAGCGGGATGGACAGCCCTACTGTGAAAAGGACTATCACAACCTCTTCTCTCCGCGCTGCTACTACTGCAATGGGCCCATTCTGGAT AAAGTGGTGACAGCCCTCGACCGGACGTGGCACCCTGAGCACTTCTTCTGTGCCCAGTGTGGAGCCTTCTTCGGGCCTGAAG GGTTCCACGAGAAAGACGGCAAGGCCTACTGCCGCAAGGATTACTTTGACATGTTTGCGCCCAAGTGTGGCGGCTGCGCCCGGGCCATCCTGGAGAACTACATCTCGGCCCTCAACACCCTCTGGCACCCCGAGTGCTTTGTGTGTCGG gaGTGCTTCACGCCGTTCGTCCACGGCAGCTTCTTCGAGCACGAGGGGCAGCCCTACTGCGAGGCGCATTACCACGAGCGGCGGGGCTCGCTGTGCTCGGGCTGCCAGAAGCCCATCACGGGCCGCTGCATCACCGCCATGGCCAAGAAGTTCCACCCCGAGCACTTCGTCTGCGCCTTCTGCCTCAAGCAGCTCAACAAGGGCACCTTCAAGGAGCAGAACGACAAGCCTTACTGTCAGAACTGCTTCCTCAAGCTCTTCTGCTAG
- the PXN gene encoding paxillin isoform X4 codes for MSSSLGSNLSELDRLLLELNAVQHNPPGFPADEANSSPPLPGALSTHYGVPENNSLLGGKAGALTKEKPKRNGGRGLEDLRPSVENLLDELESSVPSPVPTITVNQGEMSSPQRVTSSQQQTRISASSATRELDELMASLSDFKTSSSSAVALSSSGLPPGSAPSSHHSLSPPPPAGSSGGLPPPRKPSPQGHSHTLGVLCAKDNVAPGQLDLAGFGVMPDTPNSRFPSTEGWPGLLSVESQAHVWRDPPDLVEELCRVPPGHILPYPGGTGPQDPGAPQAPLANALHPEEAVAATWQGPWALGVLKPEPPQGAAPNFQEVTEPAVVAVDRQAVFPDTWSLTEERGCQERARPEPGAPESGRHTPVEDEQLGGETPLAGGLVRPARGPETPRRPEGTTEVTTEARMDRPELPRAVAVDTPSTTERISTSSQIRSVIRRSRETGHAHPMSREPSPRRRLDPATLSRTPSQERLITELQGRLGIRPEAEEATGAAGASTEDWLTEGVVITVQPRGRRAGGQLVEKVVFPPGSPIPLQRTFSVLPSPLPPPSPLLQHRKDASSASSSPPLPSPPTPCGPSGVQSTGTGPQGVGVQGPAPCVAAPRSVRSIGCQTDEDPLFPPMQIQDLEQRADGELCWAAGWPLNGRQSGPEGQDMGGFMAQGKTGSSSPPGGPPKPGSQLDSMLGSLQSDLNKLGVATVAKGVCGACKKPIAGQVVTAMGKTWHPEHFVCTHCQEEIGSRNFFERDGQPYCEKDYHNLFSPRCYYCNGPILDKVVTALDRTWHPEHFFCAQCGAFFGPEGFHEKDGKAYCRKDYFDMFAPKCGGCARAILENYISALNTLWHPECFVCRECFTPFVHGSFFEHEGQPYCEAHYHERRGSLCSGCQKPITGRCITAMAKKFHPEHFVCAFCLKQLNKGTFKEQNDKPYCQNCFLKLFC; via the exons ATGAGCTCCTCCTTGGGCAGCAACCTCTCCGAGCTCGACCGCCTGCTGCTGGAGCTGAACGCCGTGCAGCATAACCCCCCAGGCTTCCCCGCAG ATGAGGCCAACTCCAGCCCACCACTGCCGGGGGCTCTGAGCACCCACTATGGCGTCCCAGAGAATAACAGCCTGCTAGGGGGCAAAGCTGGAGCGCTGACCAAAGAGAAGCCCAAACGGAACGGTGGCCGGGGCCTGGAGGACTTGCGGCCCAGCGTGGAGAACCTCTTGGATGAGCTGGAGAGCTCCGTGCCCAGCCCCGT CCCCACCATCACTGTGAACCAGGGAGAGATGAGCAGTCCCCAGCGAGTCACCTCCAGTCAGCAGCAGACGCGCATCTCAGCCTCCTCCGCCACCAGGGAGCTGGACGAGTTGATGGCCTCGCTGTCGGATTTTAAG acCAGCTCCTCCTCTGCTGTGGCCTTGAGCTCCTCGGGGCTGCCGCCCGGCTCAGCTCCATCCTCACACCACAGCCTCTCCCCTCCGCCTCCTGCCGGGTCCTCTGGAGGCCTGCCACCCCCTCGGAAGCCCTCCCCTCAAGGCCACAGCCACACCCTGGGCGTCCTCTGCGCCAAGGACAACGTGGCCCCCGGCCAGCTCGATTTGGCTGGCTTTGGGGTGATGCCTGACACCCCCAACTCAAGGTTTCCCTCCACAGAGGGTTGGCCAGGGCTGCTGAGTGTAGAGAGCCAGGCTCACGTTTGGAGGGACCCACCAGACCTGGTTGAGGAGCTCTGCAGGGTGCCTCCTGGCCACATTCTACCCTACCCTGGGGGCACAGGTCCCCAGGATCCTGGGGCCCCCCAAGCGCCATTGGCCAACGCTTTGCACCCGGAAGAGGCGGTGGCTGCCACTTGGCAGGGGCCGTGGGCTCTGGGGGTGCTCAAGCCTGAGCCCCCGCAGGGAGCTGCTCCCAACTTCCAGGAGGTCACCGAGCCGGCCGTCGTGGCCGTGGACCGTCAGGCCGTCTTCCCCGATACCTGGAGCCTCACGGAGGAACGTGGATGTCAGGAGAGGGCAAGGCCAGAGCCAGGGGCACCGGAGAGCGGCCGCCACACCCCCGTTGAGGACGAGCAGCTAGGTGGAGAGACGCCCCTGGCAGGTGGCCTGGTCAGGCCAGCCCGGGGACCTGAGACCCCCAGGAGGCCAGAGGGCACCACCGAAGTCACCACCGAGGCCAGGATGGACCGGCCAGAACTCCCACGGGCTGTGGCCGTGGACACGCCCAGCACCACGGAGAGGATTTCCACATCTAGCCAG ATCCGCTCGGTGATCAGGAGGAGCCGGGAGACCGGCCACGCTCACCCCATGTCCCGGGAGCCCTCCCCTCGCCGCCGGCTGGACCCCGCCACCCTAAGCAGAACCCCGTCCCAGGAGCGGCTCATCACCGAGCTGCAGGGTCGGCTGGGCATCCGGCCGGAGGCAGAGGAGGCCACGGGGGCCGCAGGGGCCTCCACTGAGGACTGGCTGACCGAGGGCGTCGTCATCACTGTGCAGCCGCGTGGGAGGCGGGCTGGGGGGCAGCTGGTGGAGAAG gtCGTCTTCCCTCCCGGCTCTCCTATTCCCCTGCAGAGAACCTTCTCTGTtctgccttctcctcttcctcctcccagccctctgCTCCAGCACCGCAAAGACGCCTCCTCAGCCAGCAGCTCTCCTCCCCTGCCCAGCCCGCCCACCCCCTGCGGCCCCTCCGGGGTCCAGAGCACTGGGACGGGGCCGCAGGGAGTCGGCGTGCAGGGCCCCGCCCCGTGCGTGGCTGCACCCCGCTCCGTGAGGTCCATAGGCTGCCAGACCGATGAGGATCCGCTCTTCCCCCCGATGCAG ATCCAGGACCTGGAACAGAGAGCAGATGGCGAGCTGTGCTGGGCGGCTGGCTGGCCTCTGAACGGCAGGCAGAGTGGCCCCGAAGGGCAGGACATGGGAGGG TTTATGGCCCAGGGGAAGACGGGGAGCAGCTCTCCCCCAGGGGGCCCCCCGAAGCCCGGGAGCCAGCTGGACAGCATGCTGGGGAGCCTGCAGTCTGACCTGAACAAACTGGGGGTCGCCACGGTCGCCAAGGGGGTCTGCGGGGCCTGCAAAAAGCCGATCGCGGGGCAG GTGGTGACGGCCATGGGCAAGACGTGGCACCCCGAGCACTTCGTCTGCACCCACTGCCAGGAGGAGATCGGCTCCCGGAACTTCTTTGAGCGGGATGGACAGCCCTACTGTGAAAAGGACTATCACAACCTCTTCTCTCCGCGCTGCTACTACTGCAATGGGCCCATTCTGGAT AAAGTGGTGACAGCCCTCGACCGGACGTGGCACCCTGAGCACTTCTTCTGTGCCCAGTGTGGAGCCTTCTTCGGGCCTGAAG GGTTCCACGAGAAAGACGGCAAGGCCTACTGCCGCAAGGATTACTTTGACATGTTTGCGCCCAAGTGTGGCGGCTGCGCCCGGGCCATCCTGGAGAACTACATCTCGGCCCTCAACACCCTCTGGCACCCCGAGTGCTTTGTGTGTCGG gaGTGCTTCACGCCGTTCGTCCACGGCAGCTTCTTCGAGCACGAGGGGCAGCCCTACTGCGAGGCGCATTACCACGAGCGGCGGGGCTCGCTGTGCTCGGGCTGCCAGAAGCCCATCACGGGCCGCTGCATCACCGCCATGGCCAAGAAGTTCCACCCCGAGCACTTCGTCTGCGCCTTCTGCCTCAAGCAGCTCAACAAGGGCACCTTCAAGGAGCAGAACGACAAGCCTTACTGTCAGAACTGCTTCCTCAAGCTCTTCTGCTAG
- the PXN gene encoding paxillin isoform X7, which translates to MDDLDALLADLESTTSHISKRPVFLSEETPYSYPTGNHTYQEIAVPPVPPPPSSEALNGSVLDPLDPWPPSTSRFTHQQPQSSSPVYGSSAKTSSASNPQDGGGPPCPRAGEEDHVYSFPNKQKSAEPSPTVMSSSLGSNLSELDRLLLELNAVQHNPPGFPADEANSSPPLPGALSTHYGVPENNSLLGGKAGALTKEKPKRNGGRGLEDLRPSVENLLDELESSVPSPVPTITVNQGEMSSPQRVTSSQQQTRISASSATRELDELMASLSDFKFMAQGKTGSSSPPGGPPKPGSQLDSMLGSLQSDLNKLGVATVAKGVCGACKKPIAGQVVTAMGKTWHPEHFVCTHCQEEIGSRNFFERDGQPYCEKDYHNLFSPRCYYCNGPILDKVVTALDRTWHPEHFFCAQCGAFFGPEGFHEKDGKAYCRKDYFDMFAPKCGGCARAILENYISALNTLWHPECFVCRECFTPFVHGSFFEHEGQPYCEAHYHERRGSLCSGCQKPITGRCITAMAKKFHPEHFVCAFCLKQLNKGTFKEQNDKPYCQNCFLKLFC; encoded by the exons ATGGACGACCTCG ACGCCCTGCTGGCGGACCTGGAGTCCACGACCTCCCACATCTCCAAGCGGCCTGTGTTCTTGTCTGAGGAGACCCCCTACTCCTACCCAACTGGGAACCACACGTACCAGGAGATCGCCGTGCCCCCCGTCCCACCGCCCCCATCCAGCGAGGCCCTCAATGGCTCGGTCCTTGACCCCTTAGACCCCTGGCCACCCAGCACCTCCCGATTCACCCACCAGCAG CCTCAGTCCTCATCCCCCGTGTACGGCTCCAGTGCCAAGACTTCCAGTGCCTCCAACCCCCAGGACGGCGGCGGGCCCCCGTGTCCCCGAGCCGGCGAGGAAGACCACGTGTACAG CTTCCCCAACAAGCAGAAGTCAGCTGAGCCTTCGCCCACCGTCATGAGCTCCTCCTTGGGCAGCAACCTCTCCGAGCTCGACCGCCTGCTGCTGGAGCTGAACGCCGTGCAGCATAACCCCCCAGGCTTCCCCGCAG ATGAGGCCAACTCCAGCCCACCACTGCCGGGGGCTCTGAGCACCCACTATGGCGTCCCAGAGAATAACAGCCTGCTAGGGGGCAAAGCTGGAGCGCTGACCAAAGAGAAGCCCAAACGGAACGGTGGCCGGGGCCTGGAGGACTTGCGGCCCAGCGTGGAGAACCTCTTGGATGAGCTGGAGAGCTCCGTGCCCAGCCCCGT CCCCACCATCACTGTGAACCAGGGAGAGATGAGCAGTCCCCAGCGAGTCACCTCCAGTCAGCAGCAGACGCGCATCTCAGCCTCCTCCGCCACCAGGGAGCTGGACGAGTTGATGGCCTCGCTGTCGGATTTTAAG TTTATGGCCCAGGGGAAGACGGGGAGCAGCTCTCCCCCAGGGGGCCCCCCGAAGCCCGGGAGCCAGCTGGACAGCATGCTGGGGAGCCTGCAGTCTGACCTGAACAAACTGGGGGTCGCCACGGTCGCCAAGGGGGTCTGCGGGGCCTGCAAAAAGCCGATCGCGGGGCAG GTGGTGACGGCCATGGGCAAGACGTGGCACCCCGAGCACTTCGTCTGCACCCACTGCCAGGAGGAGATCGGCTCCCGGAACTTCTTTGAGCGGGATGGACAGCCCTACTGTGAAAAGGACTATCACAACCTCTTCTCTCCGCGCTGCTACTACTGCAATGGGCCCATTCTGGAT AAAGTGGTGACAGCCCTCGACCGGACGTGGCACCCTGAGCACTTCTTCTGTGCCCAGTGTGGAGCCTTCTTCGGGCCTGAAG GGTTCCACGAGAAAGACGGCAAGGCCTACTGCCGCAAGGATTACTTTGACATGTTTGCGCCCAAGTGTGGCGGCTGCGCCCGGGCCATCCTGGAGAACTACATCTCGGCCCTCAACACCCTCTGGCACCCCGAGTGCTTTGTGTGTCGG gaGTGCTTCACGCCGTTCGTCCACGGCAGCTTCTTCGAGCACGAGGGGCAGCCCTACTGCGAGGCGCATTACCACGAGCGGCGGGGCTCGCTGTGCTCGGGCTGCCAGAAGCCCATCACGGGCCGCTGCATCACCGCCATGGCCAAGAAGTTCCACCCCGAGCACTTCGTCTGCGCCTTCTGCCTCAAGCAGCTCAACAAGGGCACCTTCAAGGAGCAGAACGACAAGCCTTACTGTCAGAACTGCTTCCTCAAGCTCTTCTGCTAG
- the PXN gene encoding paxillin isoform X1: MDDLDALLADLESTTSHISKRPVFLSEETPYSYPTGNHTYQEIAVPPVPPPPSSEALNGSVLDPLDPWPPSTSRFTHQQPQSSSPVYGSSAKTSSASNPQDGGGPPCPRAGEEDHVYSFPNKQKSAEPSPTVMSSSLGSNLSELDRLLLELNAVQHNPPGFPADEANSSPPLPGALSTHYGVPENNSLLGGKAGALTKEKPKRNGGRGLEDLRPSVENLLDELESSVPSPVPTITVNQGEMSSPQRVTSSQQQTRISASSATRELDELMASLSDFKTSSSSAVALSSSGLPPGSAPSSHHSLSPPPPAGSSGGLPPPRKPSPQGHSHTLGVLCAKDNVAPGQLDLAGFGVMPDTPNSRFPSTEGWPGLLSVESQAHVWRDPPDLVEELCRVPPGHILPYPGGTGPQDPGAPQAPLANALHPEEAVAATWQGPWALGVLKPEPPQGAAPNFQEVTEPAVVAVDRQAVFPDTWSLTEERGCQERARPEPGAPESGRHTPVEDEQLGGETPLAGGLVRPARGPETPRRPEGTTEVTTEARMDRPELPRAVAVDTPSTTERISTSSQIRSVIRRSRETGHAHPMSREPSPRRRLDPATLSRTPSQERLITELQGRLGIRPEAEEATGAAGASTEDWLTEGVVITVQPRGRRAGGQLVEKVVFPPGSPIPLQRTFSVLPSPLPPPSPLLQHRKDASSASSSPPLPSPPTPCGPSGVQSTGTGPQGVGVQGPAPCVAAPRSVRSIGCQTDEDPLFPPMQIQDLEQRADGELCWAAGWPLNGRQSGPEGQDMGGFMAQGKTGSSSPPGGPPKPGSQLDSMLGSLQSDLNKLGVATVAKGVCGACKKPIAGQVVTAMGKTWHPEHFVCTHCQEEIGSRNFFERDGQPYCEKDYHNLFSPRCYYCNGPILDKVVTALDRTWHPEHFFCAQCGAFFGPEGFHEKDGKAYCRKDYFDMFAPKCGGCARAILENYISALNTLWHPECFVCRECFTPFVHGSFFEHEGQPYCEAHYHERRGSLCSGCQKPITGRCITAMAKKFHPEHFVCAFCLKQLNKGTFKEQNDKPYCQNCFLKLFC, encoded by the exons ATGGACGACCTCG ACGCCCTGCTGGCGGACCTGGAGTCCACGACCTCCCACATCTCCAAGCGGCCTGTGTTCTTGTCTGAGGAGACCCCCTACTCCTACCCAACTGGGAACCACACGTACCAGGAGATCGCCGTGCCCCCCGTCCCACCGCCCCCATCCAGCGAGGCCCTCAATGGCTCGGTCCTTGACCCCTTAGACCCCTGGCCACCCAGCACCTCCCGATTCACCCACCAGCAG CCTCAGTCCTCATCCCCCGTGTACGGCTCCAGTGCCAAGACTTCCAGTGCCTCCAACCCCCAGGACGGCGGCGGGCCCCCGTGTCCCCGAGCCGGCGAGGAAGACCACGTGTACAG CTTCCCCAACAAGCAGAAGTCAGCTGAGCCTTCGCCCACCGTCATGAGCTCCTCCTTGGGCAGCAACCTCTCCGAGCTCGACCGCCTGCTGCTGGAGCTGAACGCCGTGCAGCATAACCCCCCAGGCTTCCCCGCAG ATGAGGCCAACTCCAGCCCACCACTGCCGGGGGCTCTGAGCACCCACTATGGCGTCCCAGAGAATAACAGCCTGCTAGGGGGCAAAGCTGGAGCGCTGACCAAAGAGAAGCCCAAACGGAACGGTGGCCGGGGCCTGGAGGACTTGCGGCCCAGCGTGGAGAACCTCTTGGATGAGCTGGAGAGCTCCGTGCCCAGCCCCGT CCCCACCATCACTGTGAACCAGGGAGAGATGAGCAGTCCCCAGCGAGTCACCTCCAGTCAGCAGCAGACGCGCATCTCAGCCTCCTCCGCCACCAGGGAGCTGGACGAGTTGATGGCCTCGCTGTCGGATTTTAAG acCAGCTCCTCCTCTGCTGTGGCCTTGAGCTCCTCGGGGCTGCCGCCCGGCTCAGCTCCATCCTCACACCACAGCCTCTCCCCTCCGCCTCCTGCCGGGTCCTCTGGAGGCCTGCCACCCCCTCGGAAGCCCTCCCCTCAAGGCCACAGCCACACCCTGGGCGTCCTCTGCGCCAAGGACAACGTGGCCCCCGGCCAGCTCGATTTGGCTGGCTTTGGGGTGATGCCTGACACCCCCAACTCAAGGTTTCCCTCCACAGAGGGTTGGCCAGGGCTGCTGAGTGTAGAGAGCCAGGCTCACGTTTGGAGGGACCCACCAGACCTGGTTGAGGAGCTCTGCAGGGTGCCTCCTGGCCACATTCTACCCTACCCTGGGGGCACAGGTCCCCAGGATCCTGGGGCCCCCCAAGCGCCATTGGCCAACGCTTTGCACCCGGAAGAGGCGGTGGCTGCCACTTGGCAGGGGCCGTGGGCTCTGGGGGTGCTCAAGCCTGAGCCCCCGCAGGGAGCTGCTCCCAACTTCCAGGAGGTCACCGAGCCGGCCGTCGTGGCCGTGGACCGTCAGGCCGTCTTCCCCGATACCTGGAGCCTCACGGAGGAACGTGGATGTCAGGAGAGGGCAAGGCCAGAGCCAGGGGCACCGGAGAGCGGCCGCCACACCCCCGTTGAGGACGAGCAGCTAGGTGGAGAGACGCCCCTGGCAGGTGGCCTGGTCAGGCCAGCCCGGGGACCTGAGACCCCCAGGAGGCCAGAGGGCACCACCGAAGTCACCACCGAGGCCAGGATGGACCGGCCAGAACTCCCACGGGCTGTGGCCGTGGACACGCCCAGCACCACGGAGAGGATTTCCACATCTAGCCAG ATCCGCTCGGTGATCAGGAGGAGCCGGGAGACCGGCCACGCTCACCCCATGTCCCGGGAGCCCTCCCCTCGCCGCCGGCTGGACCCCGCCACCCTAAGCAGAACCCCGTCCCAGGAGCGGCTCATCACCGAGCTGCAGGGTCGGCTGGGCATCCGGCCGGAGGCAGAGGAGGCCACGGGGGCCGCAGGGGCCTCCACTGAGGACTGGCTGACCGAGGGCGTCGTCATCACTGTGCAGCCGCGTGGGAGGCGGGCTGGGGGGCAGCTGGTGGAGAAG gtCGTCTTCCCTCCCGGCTCTCCTATTCCCCTGCAGAGAACCTTCTCTGTtctgccttctcctcttcctcctcccagccctctgCTCCAGCACCGCAAAGACGCCTCCTCAGCCAGCAGCTCTCCTCCCCTGCCCAGCCCGCCCACCCCCTGCGGCCCCTCCGGGGTCCAGAGCACTGGGACGGGGCCGCAGGGAGTCGGCGTGCAGGGCCCCGCCCCGTGCGTGGCTGCACCCCGCTCCGTGAGGTCCATAGGCTGCCAGACCGATGAGGATCCGCTCTTCCCCCCGATGCAG ATCCAGGACCTGGAACAGAGAGCAGATGGCGAGCTGTGCTGGGCGGCTGGCTGGCCTCTGAACGGCAGGCAGAGTGGCCCCGAAGGGCAGGACATGGGAGGG TTTATGGCCCAGGGGAAGACGGGGAGCAGCTCTCCCCCAGGGGGCCCCCCGAAGCCCGGGAGCCAGCTGGACAGCATGCTGGGGAGCCTGCAGTCTGACCTGAACAAACTGGGGGTCGCCACGGTCGCCAAGGGGGTCTGCGGGGCCTGCAAAAAGCCGATCGCGGGGCAG GTGGTGACGGCCATGGGCAAGACGTGGCACCCCGAGCACTTCGTCTGCACCCACTGCCAGGAGGAGATCGGCTCCCGGAACTTCTTTGAGCGGGATGGACAGCCCTACTGTGAAAAGGACTATCACAACCTCTTCTCTCCGCGCTGCTACTACTGCAATGGGCCCATTCTGGAT AAAGTGGTGACAGCCCTCGACCGGACGTGGCACCCTGAGCACTTCTTCTGTGCCCAGTGTGGAGCCTTCTTCGGGCCTGAAG GGTTCCACGAGAAAGACGGCAAGGCCTACTGCCGCAAGGATTACTTTGACATGTTTGCGCCCAAGTGTGGCGGCTGCGCCCGGGCCATCCTGGAGAACTACATCTCGGCCCTCAACACCCTCTGGCACCCCGAGTGCTTTGTGTGTCGG gaGTGCTTCACGCCGTTCGTCCACGGCAGCTTCTTCGAGCACGAGGGGCAGCCCTACTGCGAGGCGCATTACCACGAGCGGCGGGGCTCGCTGTGCTCGGGCTGCCAGAAGCCCATCACGGGCCGCTGCATCACCGCCATGGCCAAGAAGTTCCACCCCGAGCACTTCGTCTGCGCCTTCTGCCTCAAGCAGCTCAACAAGGGCACCTTCAAGGAGCAGAACGACAAGCCTTACTGTCAGAACTGCTTCCTCAAGCTCTTCTGCTAG